One Verrucomicrobiota bacterium genomic window, CGAGGAATGGAAGTCGATGAGGGCGCTGCTCATCCATCAGGTCTTTGTGTCGCCAAGGGAAGCGGGGGGGACCCGCCACTTTGAGCTCGGTTCTCACGTCGTAAAATCGGGTCATGAGTTTACGATTGTGGCGAGCAGTTTGAGTTATCTCACGGGCAGCAAGGCTCCAGCCGCTTCGAGTCCGGAGGAGTTTGGCGGCATCCGAGTGTTGAGAGCTTACACGTATCCCGCGCTCCATCGATCCTTCTTCTGGCGAGTCATCTCATTTCTCTCCTTCATGCTGAGTTCGGTGTGGTCGGCTTTAAGGGCGGGCCCGGTGGATGTGGTGATGGGGACGTCCCCGCCGATCTTCCAGGCGGCGTCGGCATGGTTTGTGGCCGCGATCCGGCGCAAACCTTTCTTGTTGGAGATTCGGGATCTTTGGCCCGAGTTTGCCATTGACATGGGTGTGTTGAAGAACCGGTTCTTGATTGTGATGTCGAGATGGCTGGAGCGGTTTCTTTATGCCAGAGCCACCCGAATCCTCGTCAATTCACCCGCGTATCGAGATTACCTGATTGCGATGTCGGTGAATCCCGCCAAGATCGACCATATCCCCAATGGAGTCGATCCGGACATGTTTGTTCCGGAGGCCAAGGGAGAAAATATTCGGATGGAATATGATCTGGGCGATCGCTATGTGGCCGTCTACGCGGGAGCCCTCGGACGGGCGAACGATTTGCCAACGTTGCTGCAGGCCGCCGAGCGATTGAAGGGCGACACGAACATCGTGTT contains:
- a CDS encoding glycosyltransferase family 4 protein; translation: MRALLIHQVFVSPREAGGTRHFELGSHVVKSGHEFTIVASSLSYLTGSKAPAASSPEEFGGIRVLRAYTYPALHRSFFWRVISFLSFMLSSVWSALRAGPVDVVMGTSPPIFQAASAWFVAAIRRKPFLLEIRDLWPEFAIDMGVLKNRFLIVMSRWLERFLYARATRILVNSPAYRDYLIAMSVNPAKIDHIPNGVDPDMFVPEAKGENIRMEYDLGDRYVAVYAGALGRANDLPTLLQAAERLKGDTNIVFLIVGDGMERPMLESWVRERKLTNVLFTGAQPKARMSDFLAAADVCLATLQAIPMFKTTYPNKVFDYMAAGRATLLGIDGVIRSVMEQSGGGVFVPPGDPQAMADAVVRMRDDPARVRAMGLSARAYVVRHFNRKEHAERFVR